The following coding sequences lie in one Heyndrickxia oleronia genomic window:
- a CDS encoding ABC transporter ATP-binding protein, translating to MSSTKRYMKFVKPYTGQIIGTLIIGLIKFAIPLLIPVIIQYVIDDIVTNQHLSVDEKTSKLLITMSIMLGVFVVLRPPIEFYRQYFAQWTSSKILYDIRDRLFTHLQKLSFKFYSNTRAGEVISRVINDVEQTKDFVITGLMNVWLDAATIIIAVSIMFTMDVPLTIVSLIVFPLYAISVKYFFGNLRKFTRVRSQALAEVQGYLHERVQGMPVIKSFAIEDTEQERFRVHNSNFLDKALQHTRWTAKAFSVVNTLTDIAPLIVIGFAGYQAIHGNLSIGTMAAFIAYIDRLYSPLRRLVNSGTTLTQSIASMDRVFELMDEKYDIDDAPDAIECKNVKGDISFEHVNFAYNEKELSVLKDIQLHVRAGETIALVGMSGGGKSSLVSLIPRFYDVTSGKILLDGTDIRDFKVRSLRDKIGMVLQDNILFSESVRLNILLGKPDATEEEIIQAAKAANAHEFIMNLPEGYDTKVGERGVKLSGGQKQRIAIARVFLKNPPILILDEATSALDLESEHLIQEALEKLAKDRTTFIVAHRLSTITHADRIVLIEHGEIVEIGPHEELMEKQGHYFNLFQVQQLDS from the coding sequence ATGAGTAGTACAAAGAGATATATGAAGTTTGTTAAGCCGTATACGGGTCAGATTATTGGGACGTTGATTATTGGTTTGATAAAGTTTGCGATTCCGCTGCTTATTCCCGTTATTATTCAGTATGTGATTGATGATATTGTGACGAATCAGCATTTGTCAGTTGATGAGAAAACGTCGAAGCTTTTGATCACGATGTCGATTATGTTAGGTGTGTTTGTGGTTTTACGGCCGCCGATTGAATTTTACAGACAGTATTTTGCTCAATGGACATCAAGCAAGATTTTATATGATATCCGGGATCGCTTATTTACGCATTTACAGAAATTGAGCTTTAAATTTTACTCTAATACGCGTGCGGGGGAAGTTATCTCCAGAGTGATCAATGATGTTGAGCAGACAAAGGACTTTGTTATTACCGGCTTAATGAATGTATGGCTGGATGCGGCGACGATCATCATTGCGGTTTCGATAATGTTTACAATGGATGTTCCGTTAACCATTGTTTCGCTCATTGTGTTTCCACTGTATGCGATATCGGTTAAATATTTCTTCGGCAATTTACGCAAATTTACAAGGGTTCGCTCCCAAGCGCTTGCTGAAGTGCAAGGGTATTTACATGAGCGGGTGCAGGGAATGCCTGTTATTAAAAGCTTTGCTATTGAAGATACCGAGCAGGAACGCTTTCGCGTACATAATTCGAATTTTCTCGATAAAGCCTTGCAGCATACGCGATGGACAGCGAAGGCATTTTCTGTTGTTAACACATTGACAGATATTGCTCCATTAATTGTCATTGGTTTTGCAGGATATCAAGCGATCCATGGGAATTTATCGATTGGGACAATGGCAGCATTCATTGCATATATCGATCGTTTATATAGCCCACTACGTCGATTAGTGAACTCTGGTACGACATTAACGCAATCTATTGCCTCAATGGACCGCGTCTTTGAATTAATGGATGAAAAATATGATATCGATGATGCGCCAGATGCGATTGAATGCAAAAATGTTAAAGGTGATATTTCATTTGAGCATGTAAACTTTGCTTATAATGAAAAGGAATTATCTGTCCTTAAGGATATCCAATTACATGTTCGTGCCGGTGAAACGATCGCGTTAGTCGGGATGAGTGGTGGAGGTAAATCTTCATTAGTCAGTTTGATTCCCCGTTTCTATGACGTAACGAGTGGGAAAATCCTTTTAGATGGCACTGATATTCGCGATTTTAAAGTAAGAAGCCTTCGCGATAAAATTGGGATGGTCTTACAGGATAATATTTTATTTAGTGAATCGGTTCGGTTAAATATTTTACTAGGTAAGCCAGATGCAACAGAGGAAGAGATCATACAGGCAGCGAAAGCAGCAAATGCCCATGAGTTTATCATGAATCTTCCAGAAGGATATGACACAAAGGTTGGGGAAAGAGGAGTGAAGCTTTCCGGTGGTCAGAAGCAGCGGATTGCGATTGCTCGTGTATTTTTGAAAAACCCTCCTATATTAATTTTGGATGAAGCAACATCTGCACTGGATTTAGAAAGTGAACATTTAATTCAGGAGGCATTGGAAAAGCTGGCTAAGGATCGG
- a CDS encoding nucleoside tri-diphosphate phosphatase has protein sequence MGIPIEGDTIQIHSYKHNGYIHRIWEETTVLKGSKSLVIGGNDRTIVTESDGRTWITREPAICYFHSDHWFNIIGMIREDGIYYYCNLGSPFVYDKEALKYIDYDLDIKVFPDMTYTLLDEDEYEYHRKQMGYPDVIDHILKRNVDNLVRWIRQRKGPFAPDFIDIWYERYLTYRR, from the coding sequence ATGGGCATTCCCATTGAAGGTGATACGATACAAATACATAGCTATAAACATAACGGATACATACATCGAATATGGGAAGAGACGACAGTATTAAAAGGATCGAAGTCCCTTGTGATTGGTGGGAATGATCGGACTATTGTAACGGAATCGGATGGTCGCACATGGATTACCCGTGAACCAGCTATTTGCTATTTTCACTCGGATCATTGGTTTAATATTATTGGAATGATTCGAGAGGATGGAATATACTATTACTGTAACCTAGGTTCACCATTTGTGTATGATAAAGAGGCGTTAAAATACATCGATTATGATCTAGATATTAAAGTCTTTCCCGATATGACTTATACGCTTTTAGATGAAGATGAGTATGAATACCATCGGAAACAAATGGGATATCCCGATGTCATTGACCATATTTTAAAGCGAAATGTGGACAACTTGGTAAGATGGATACGCCAAAGAAAAGGCCCATTTGCACCCGATTTTATTGATATTTGGTACGAACGCTATCTAACCTACCGTAGATGA